A single genomic interval of Oryzias latipes chromosome 3, ASM223467v1 harbors:
- the tp53bp1 gene encoding TP53-binding protein 1 isoform X2, with product MDPSGSDLDSSLPQPENPCLIVEDSQPDSVALEDDPESSYRALLARRLSILQPASRSPVLELISSPLGSRSSQTDSQSTSDTDRQPCGAVSGRPVQNSRGCADMDPGADSTTNCVQPEGDSCHLGFLELSQSQDLQAEEILGCPSHTDKPRSSERSVGAETQSLVAPRSEVSSSSSSGSVWQANLQVLSRAPNASGCAERDLRDQEILSSQEDLFDADKTGAAVDSTVSQSDQQGHPSLTPAHTLRLLHLSGQGTLVQDSLSQNSGDYVGPTPDSFPHTPLIVPSSPTEPEPPNGAGDAMDTSKPQPSASTPVSQSTPGFAFERLLPVPSQPEFSHDVFAPTQSQKASQPQEKSPSSDLGLDPAPCSTLQLSESCSRQERSLEEDSQATQIEAPEEAPSGDISPCRTPGSDARGEGGAAEEPTITELDRDSLDVEDAGRRAHSPPPEATPSSLPSQSVISQPAVADSGGGNAMSLSEEAHQHGAETDKGRGVGCDEGEEEEPAGGPSGLALVLSQSQLLSPEHMEEGEDEGGERPPHRENGHAPISNSLPHKEVQPASDGTSQTGMLGRKAQSLEDKSLSDSSADMSFHFTLPKDGELTGPPASATPPLVSQLGQTLRHSTPIETASFSEKSDVPAEVAGADSPSVDGDGKLSLRMKLVTPVEEGSSERFSLQKPALSEEDAAGVKVATVSMAAPSSPSVFTRVRQVHRQREAGGDLQPGSSTTAVEEGLSASPKRSSQMPSRGCSSLPSSQPEPLQQGGSAVPQGSLKPAVEPPEEQQGAPQAPEPPRPGAADPQKRVSQQAVNSTVTSTPSKGEPESPLLRRAAGPAHHRHVRTIQEVRTTITRIITDVYYEDGREVDRRVTEESEEPVVDCQVLEEVSPCRTGSSSVTLGDLADISSLSSKASSLQHSSGGTSSSTGPPRPDFVIPPSRGARSMSPRRGGGHLQRGHRGNRVGSVASPGRGFNTSGSRAFLPMTPRGRARRGRPPSRSFMSRGGAVGSLQRTVAHGHTPSSSEEEPYTLIGPPLLPVSPTDPKPPSRSDSLRSSPEVASSAGSSFVGLRVVAKWSSNGYFYSGRIMKDAGEGRFRLRFDDGYECEVAGRDILLCDPIPVETEVTALLEDEYFSVGVVKGHRAEGSELFYSIERDGQRHWHNRTAVILSLDQGNRLREQHSLGPYETSTPLTKASDISLDNLVEGKRRRKGTPGGAHTPNRSSSSSPRTPGPSGKRKLMAPEENRTPSKRGRRGGGSRAAQRFTVCNTSGSGTELPGQSGDPAETHGPLPQNASLFMGFAFMLTASSETDRLSNLAFSEDEEDYVQTGPYNKAYTESQLQAGGGFILPDFNEEQCQAAYQSLLIADQHCRTRKYLLCVSSGVPCVSHIWVRDCCRENKLLNYRNYLLPAGAGPDGAIVEWHPRCSPFKALHVLLLSQQPQELWAQLATMGGASSVRQLQVDDSSDIPAGKFDVAVTDHTCPPQVRRRVTSQEVPVVPPEWLIQSLICGKRMDFRRGWDGSSSPCSSSS from the exons ATGGATCCCAGTGGAAGCGACCTGGACTCCAGCCTGCCGCAGCCAGAAAACCCGTGCCTGATCGTGGAGGACTCCCAGCCGGACAGTGTCGCTCTGGAGGACGACCCCGAGAGCAGCTACCGAGCCCTGCTAGCCCGCCGCCTGTCCATCCTGCAGCCCGCTTCCCGCAGCCCAGTCCTG GAGCTGATCTCGTCCCCCTTGGGCAGCAGAAGCTCTCAGACCGACAGCCAGTCCACGTCCG ACACTGACCGGCAGCCCTGTGGGGCTGTCAGCGGCCGTCCGGTGCAGAACAGCAGAGG gTGTGCAGACATGGATCCTGGTGCTGATTCTACAACAAACTGCGTTCAGCCTGAAG GGGACTCTTGTCACCTGGGCTTCCTGGAGCTCTCTCAGAGTCAGGATCTCCAGGCTGAGGAAATCTTAGGTTGCCCCTCCCACACCGACAAGCCCAGAAGCTCAG AGCGGAGTGTTGGTGCAGAGACTCAAAGCCTTGTGGCGCCAAG GTCTGAGGtgagctccagcagctcctcgGGGTCTGTCTGGCAGGCGAACCTCCAGGTCCTGTCGCGCGCCCCCAACGCGTCAGGCTGCGCTGAGCGGGACCTTCGGGACCAGGAGATCCTGTCGTCGCAGGAAGACCTGTTTGATGCAGACAAGACAG GAGCTGCAGTGGACAGCACCGTGTCGCAGTCGGATCAGCAAGGCCACCCCTCCTTGACCCCAGCCCACACCCTGCGACTGCTACATCTGTCTGGACAGGGCACTCTGGTGCAGGACAGCCTGTCCCA GAACTCTGGGGATTATGTGGGCCCCACTCCAGACAGCTTCCCCCATACTCCTCTGATAGTTCCCAGTTCaccaacagaaccagaaccaccgaatg GTGCTGGGGATGCCATGGACACCTCTAAGCCACAACCCTCTGCCTCCACTCCCGTGTCCCAGAGCACGCCTGGTTTCGCCTTTGAGCGCCTCCTTCCAGTGCCGTCTCAGCCCGAGTTCTCCCAC GACGTGTTCGCCCCGACACAGAGCCAGAAGGCCTCACAACCACAGGAGAAGTCGCCGTCTTCTGATCTGGGTTTGGATCCGGCACCGTGTTCCACTTTGCAGCTGTCTGAGAGCTGCAGCCGGCAGGAGCGCAGCCTGGAGGAGGACAGTCAGGCCACGCAGATCGAGGCGCCGGAAGAGGCGCCCAGCGGGGACATCAGCCCCTGCAGGACTCCCGGCTCTGATGCGAGGGGAGAAGGTGGTGCGGCGGAGGAACCAACCATCACAGAACTTGACAGGGACTCTCTGGACGTGGAGGATGCGGGCAGGCGGGCGCACTCGCCCCCGCCTGAAGCCACGCCCAGCAGCCTGCCTTCACAGTCCGTTATCTCTCAGCCTGCCGTGGCTGACTCCGGAGGAGGAAACGCCATGAGCCTGTCTGAAGAGGCACATCAGCATGGAGCAGAGACAGACAAAGGGAGGGGGGTCGGATGTGATgaaggggaggaagaggagcctgCAGGAGGCCCTTCAGGACTGGCTCTGGTCCTGTCCCAGAGCCAGCTTCTGTCCCCTGAACAcatggaggagggggaggacgAGGGTGGAGAGAGGCCTCCGCACAGGGAGAACGGACACGCCCCCATCTCCAACAGCCTCCCCCACAAAGAGGTGCAGCCGGCTTCAGACGGGACGTCCCAGACGGGGATGTTGGGGCGTAAAGCTCAGAGCCTGGAGGACAAAAGTCTGAGCGACAGCTCAGCAG ATATGTCCTTTCACTTCACTCTTCCTAAAGATGGAGAGCTGACAGGCCCCCCTGCCAGCGCCACGCCGCCTCTGGTCAGCCAGCTGGGGCAGACGCTCAGACACAGCACCCCCATCG AAACCGCCTCCTTTTCCGAAAAATCGGACGTCCCCGCAGAGGTGGCGGGGGCGGACTCCCCCTCGGTGGACGGGGACGGGAAGCTGAGCCTGAGGATGAAGCTGGTGACGCCGGTGGAGGAGGGCAGCTCCGAGCGCTTCAGCCTGCAGA AGCCAGCTTTGTCAGAGGAGGACGCAGCCGGGGTCAAGGTCGCCACCGTTTCCATGGCAGCCCCCAG CAGTCCCTCTGTGTTCACCCGAGTGCGGCAGGTGCACCGGCAGCGGGAGGCGGGGGGAGACCTCCAGCCTGGGAGCAGCACCACGGCTGTCGA GGAGGGGCTGTCGGCGTCCCCAAAGAGGAGCTCACAGATGCCTTCGCGTGGATGCAGCAGCCTGCCGAGCAGCCAGCCGGAGCCCCTGCAGCAGGGGGGGTCGGCAGTGCCGCAGGGGAGCCTCAAGCCTGCCGTCGAGCCACCCGAAGAGCAGCAAGGGGCACCTCAGGCCCCTGAGCCCCCCCGTCCAGGTGCAGCAGACCCACAAAAACGGGTCTCCCAGCAGGCGGTCAACAGCACGGTCACCTCCACCCCCTCCAAG GGAGAACCGGAGTCTCCGTTGCTCAGGAGAGCCGCCGGCCCGGCTCACCACAGACACGTACGCACCATCCAGGAGGTGCGGACCACCATCACGCGCATCATCACAGACGTCTACTATGAGGATGGCAGGGAGGTGGATCGCAGGGTCACAGAG GAGAGTGAGGAGCCTGTGGTGGACTGCCAGGTCTTGGAGGAAGTTTCTCCGTGCCGCACAGGCAGCAGCTCGGTCACCTTGGGGGACCTGGCGGACATCAGCTCCCTGTCCTCCAAGGCCTCCAGCCTGCAGCACAGCTCTGGGGGCACCAGCAGCAGCACGGGCCCCCCAAGGCCAGACTTCGTCATTCCTCCCAGCAGAGGGGCAAGATCCATGAG tcCCAGAAGGGGAGGTGGGCATTTACAGAGGGGTCACAGGGGTAACAGGGTGGGGTCAGTGGCCTCCCCAGGCAGAGGCTTCAATACTTCAGGGTCCCGGGCCTTCCTCCCCATGACCCCTCGGGGTAGGGCTAGAAGGGGCCGGCCCCCATCCCGCTCCTTCATGTCCAG AGGGGGGGCTGTTGGCTCGCTGCAGAGGACCGTCGCTCACGGACACACGCCGTCTTCTTCAGAGGAGGAACCCTACACCCTCATCGGGCCCCCGCTCCTCCCCGTCAGCCCCACAGACCCCAAACCCCCAAGCCGCTCAGATTCCCTCAGGTCCTCGCCGGAAGTGGCGAGCTCGGCCGGCAGCAGCTTCGTGGGACTGCGCGTCGTTGCCAAATGGTCCTCCAACGGCTACTTCTACTCGGGCCGCATCATGAAGGATGCCGGGGAGGGGCGGTTTCGCCTGCGTTTCGATGACGGCTACGAGTGTGAGGTGGCGGGAAGGGACATCCTGCTGTGTGACCCCATCCCCGTGGAGACAGAGGTCACAGCTCTGCTGGAAGACGAGTACTTCAGCGTAG gggTTGTGAAGGGCCACAGGGCTGAGGGCTCCGAGCTGTTCTACAGCATCGAGCGGGACGGCCAAAGGCACTGGCACAACCGCACCGCGGTCATCCTGTCTCTGGACCAGGGGAACCGGCTGAGGGAGCAGCACAGCCTGGGACCCTATGAAACGAGCACCCCCCTGACCAAAGCATCCGACATCAGCCTGG ATAACCTGGTGGAGGGGAAGAGGAGGCGCAAAGGAACCCCAGGGGGGGCGCACACCCCCAACCGCAGCTCCTCTAGCAGCCCTCGGACCCCCGGCCCCTCCGGCAAAAGGAAGCTAATGGCTCCAGAGGAGAACCGGACGCCGTCAAAGAGGGGACGCAGAGGGGGGGGGTCTCGAGCGG CTCAGCGGTTTACCGTCTGTAACACGTCCGGCAGCGGCACCGAGCTCCCAGGTCAGTCCGGTGACCCGGCGGAGACGCACGGCCCCCTTCCCCAGAACGCGTCCCTCTTCATGGGTTTCGCTTTCATGCTGACGGCCTCGTCCGAGACCGACCGGCTGTCAAACCTGGCCTTCAGCGAGGATGAGGAGG ATTACGTGCAGACGGGTCCGTATAACAAAGCCTACACAGAGTCCCAGCTGCAAGCCGGGGGGGGCTTCATCCTCCCGGACTTCAATGAGGAGCAG TGTCAGGCGGCCTACCAGAGCCTGCTGATCGCAGACCAGCACTGCCGCaccaggaagtacctgctgtgCGTGTCCAGCGGCGTGCCGTGTGTGTCTCACATTTGGGTTCGGGActgctgcagagaaaacaagCTGCTGAACTACAGGAACTACTTGCTGCCGGCAGGGGCGGGGCCTGACGGCGCCATCGTGGAGTG GCATCCGCGCTGCAGCCCCTTCAAGGCCCTGCACGTCCTGCTGCTGTCGCAGCAGCCGCAGGAGCTGTGGGCGCAGCTGGCCACCATGGGCGGGGCCTCCTCAGTGCGGCAGCTGCAGGTGGACGACAGCTCAG ACATTCCTGCCGGGAAGTTCGACGTGGCGGTGACGGACCACACCTGTCCGCCGCAGGTCAGGAGAAGAGTGACATCCCAGGAAGTGCCCGTGGTACCTCCCGAGTGGCTGATTCAGAGTCTGATCTGCGGCAAGCGGATGGATTTTCGGCGCGGCTGGGATGGCTCCTCCTCTccgtgctcctcctcctcctaa
- the tp53bp1 gene encoding TP53-binding protein 1 isoform X1, whose protein sequence is MDPSGSDLDSSLPQPENPCLIVEDSQPDSVALEDDPESSYRALLARRLSILQPASRSPVLELISSPLGSRSSQTDSQSTSDTDRQPCGAVSGRPVQNSRGCADMDPGADSTTNCVQPEGDSCHLGFLELSQSQDLQAEEILGCPSHTDKPRSSAERSVGAETQSLVAPRSEVSSSSSSGSVWQANLQVLSRAPNASGCAERDLRDQEILSSQEDLFDADKTGAAVDSTVSQSDQQGHPSLTPAHTLRLLHLSGQGTLVQDSLSQNSGDYVGPTPDSFPHTPLIVPSSPTEPEPPNGAGDAMDTSKPQPSASTPVSQSTPGFAFERLLPVPSQPEFSHDVFAPTQSQKASQPQEKSPSSDLGLDPAPCSTLQLSESCSRQERSLEEDSQATQIEAPEEAPSGDISPCRTPGSDARGEGGAAEEPTITELDRDSLDVEDAGRRAHSPPPEATPSSLPSQSVISQPAVADSGGGNAMSLSEEAHQHGAETDKGRGVGCDEGEEEEPAGGPSGLALVLSQSQLLSPEHMEEGEDEGGERPPHRENGHAPISNSLPHKEVQPASDGTSQTGMLGRKAQSLEDKSLSDSSADMSFHFTLPKDGELTGPPASATPPLVSQLGQTLRHSTPIETASFSEKSDVPAEVAGADSPSVDGDGKLSLRMKLVTPVEEGSSERFSLQKPALSEEDAAGVKVATVSMAAPSSPSVFTRVRQVHRQREAGGDLQPGSSTTAVEEGLSASPKRSSQMPSRGCSSLPSSQPEPLQQGGSAVPQGSLKPAVEPPEEQQGAPQAPEPPRPGAADPQKRVSQQAVNSTVTSTPSKGEPESPLLRRAAGPAHHRHVRTIQEVRTTITRIITDVYYEDGREVDRRVTEESEEPVVDCQVLEEVSPCRTGSSSVTLGDLADISSLSSKASSLQHSSGGTSSSTGPPRPDFVIPPSRGARSMSPRRGGGHLQRGHRGNRVGSVASPGRGFNTSGSRAFLPMTPRGRARRGRPPSRSFMSRGGAVGSLQRTVAHGHTPSSSEEEPYTLIGPPLLPVSPTDPKPPSRSDSLRSSPEVASSAGSSFVGLRVVAKWSSNGYFYSGRIMKDAGEGRFRLRFDDGYECEVAGRDILLCDPIPVETEVTALLEDEYFSVGVVKGHRAEGSELFYSIERDGQRHWHNRTAVILSLDQGNRLREQHSLGPYETSTPLTKASDISLDNLVEGKRRRKGTPGGAHTPNRSSSSSPRTPGPSGKRKLMAPEENRTPSKRGRRGGGSRAAQRFTVCNTSGSGTELPGQSGDPAETHGPLPQNASLFMGFAFMLTASSETDRLSNLAFSEDEEDYVQTGPYNKAYTESQLQAGGGFILPDFNEEQCQAAYQSLLIADQHCRTRKYLLCVSSGVPCVSHIWVRDCCRENKLLNYRNYLLPAGAGPDGAIVEWHPRCSPFKALHVLLLSQQPQELWAQLATMGGASSVRQLQVDDSSDIPAGKFDVAVTDHTCPPQVRRRVTSQEVPVVPPEWLIQSLICGKRMDFRRGWDGSSSPCSSSS, encoded by the exons ATGGATCCCAGTGGAAGCGACCTGGACTCCAGCCTGCCGCAGCCAGAAAACCCGTGCCTGATCGTGGAGGACTCCCAGCCGGACAGTGTCGCTCTGGAGGACGACCCCGAGAGCAGCTACCGAGCCCTGCTAGCCCGCCGCCTGTCCATCCTGCAGCCCGCTTCCCGCAGCCCAGTCCTG GAGCTGATCTCGTCCCCCTTGGGCAGCAGAAGCTCTCAGACCGACAGCCAGTCCACGTCCG ACACTGACCGGCAGCCCTGTGGGGCTGTCAGCGGCCGTCCGGTGCAGAACAGCAGAGG gTGTGCAGACATGGATCCTGGTGCTGATTCTACAACAAACTGCGTTCAGCCTGAAG GGGACTCTTGTCACCTGGGCTTCCTGGAGCTCTCTCAGAGTCAGGATCTCCAGGCTGAGGAAATCTTAGGTTGCCCCTCCCACACCGACAAGCCCAGAAGCTCAG CAGAGCGGAGTGTTGGTGCAGAGACTCAAAGCCTTGTGGCGCCAAG GTCTGAGGtgagctccagcagctcctcgGGGTCTGTCTGGCAGGCGAACCTCCAGGTCCTGTCGCGCGCCCCCAACGCGTCAGGCTGCGCTGAGCGGGACCTTCGGGACCAGGAGATCCTGTCGTCGCAGGAAGACCTGTTTGATGCAGACAAGACAG GAGCTGCAGTGGACAGCACCGTGTCGCAGTCGGATCAGCAAGGCCACCCCTCCTTGACCCCAGCCCACACCCTGCGACTGCTACATCTGTCTGGACAGGGCACTCTGGTGCAGGACAGCCTGTCCCA GAACTCTGGGGATTATGTGGGCCCCACTCCAGACAGCTTCCCCCATACTCCTCTGATAGTTCCCAGTTCaccaacagaaccagaaccaccgaatg GTGCTGGGGATGCCATGGACACCTCTAAGCCACAACCCTCTGCCTCCACTCCCGTGTCCCAGAGCACGCCTGGTTTCGCCTTTGAGCGCCTCCTTCCAGTGCCGTCTCAGCCCGAGTTCTCCCAC GACGTGTTCGCCCCGACACAGAGCCAGAAGGCCTCACAACCACAGGAGAAGTCGCCGTCTTCTGATCTGGGTTTGGATCCGGCACCGTGTTCCACTTTGCAGCTGTCTGAGAGCTGCAGCCGGCAGGAGCGCAGCCTGGAGGAGGACAGTCAGGCCACGCAGATCGAGGCGCCGGAAGAGGCGCCCAGCGGGGACATCAGCCCCTGCAGGACTCCCGGCTCTGATGCGAGGGGAGAAGGTGGTGCGGCGGAGGAACCAACCATCACAGAACTTGACAGGGACTCTCTGGACGTGGAGGATGCGGGCAGGCGGGCGCACTCGCCCCCGCCTGAAGCCACGCCCAGCAGCCTGCCTTCACAGTCCGTTATCTCTCAGCCTGCCGTGGCTGACTCCGGAGGAGGAAACGCCATGAGCCTGTCTGAAGAGGCACATCAGCATGGAGCAGAGACAGACAAAGGGAGGGGGGTCGGATGTGATgaaggggaggaagaggagcctgCAGGAGGCCCTTCAGGACTGGCTCTGGTCCTGTCCCAGAGCCAGCTTCTGTCCCCTGAACAcatggaggagggggaggacgAGGGTGGAGAGAGGCCTCCGCACAGGGAGAACGGACACGCCCCCATCTCCAACAGCCTCCCCCACAAAGAGGTGCAGCCGGCTTCAGACGGGACGTCCCAGACGGGGATGTTGGGGCGTAAAGCTCAGAGCCTGGAGGACAAAAGTCTGAGCGACAGCTCAGCAG ATATGTCCTTTCACTTCACTCTTCCTAAAGATGGAGAGCTGACAGGCCCCCCTGCCAGCGCCACGCCGCCTCTGGTCAGCCAGCTGGGGCAGACGCTCAGACACAGCACCCCCATCG AAACCGCCTCCTTTTCCGAAAAATCGGACGTCCCCGCAGAGGTGGCGGGGGCGGACTCCCCCTCGGTGGACGGGGACGGGAAGCTGAGCCTGAGGATGAAGCTGGTGACGCCGGTGGAGGAGGGCAGCTCCGAGCGCTTCAGCCTGCAGA AGCCAGCTTTGTCAGAGGAGGACGCAGCCGGGGTCAAGGTCGCCACCGTTTCCATGGCAGCCCCCAG CAGTCCCTCTGTGTTCACCCGAGTGCGGCAGGTGCACCGGCAGCGGGAGGCGGGGGGAGACCTCCAGCCTGGGAGCAGCACCACGGCTGTCGA GGAGGGGCTGTCGGCGTCCCCAAAGAGGAGCTCACAGATGCCTTCGCGTGGATGCAGCAGCCTGCCGAGCAGCCAGCCGGAGCCCCTGCAGCAGGGGGGGTCGGCAGTGCCGCAGGGGAGCCTCAAGCCTGCCGTCGAGCCACCCGAAGAGCAGCAAGGGGCACCTCAGGCCCCTGAGCCCCCCCGTCCAGGTGCAGCAGACCCACAAAAACGGGTCTCCCAGCAGGCGGTCAACAGCACGGTCACCTCCACCCCCTCCAAG GGAGAACCGGAGTCTCCGTTGCTCAGGAGAGCCGCCGGCCCGGCTCACCACAGACACGTACGCACCATCCAGGAGGTGCGGACCACCATCACGCGCATCATCACAGACGTCTACTATGAGGATGGCAGGGAGGTGGATCGCAGGGTCACAGAG GAGAGTGAGGAGCCTGTGGTGGACTGCCAGGTCTTGGAGGAAGTTTCTCCGTGCCGCACAGGCAGCAGCTCGGTCACCTTGGGGGACCTGGCGGACATCAGCTCCCTGTCCTCCAAGGCCTCCAGCCTGCAGCACAGCTCTGGGGGCACCAGCAGCAGCACGGGCCCCCCAAGGCCAGACTTCGTCATTCCTCCCAGCAGAGGGGCAAGATCCATGAG tcCCAGAAGGGGAGGTGGGCATTTACAGAGGGGTCACAGGGGTAACAGGGTGGGGTCAGTGGCCTCCCCAGGCAGAGGCTTCAATACTTCAGGGTCCCGGGCCTTCCTCCCCATGACCCCTCGGGGTAGGGCTAGAAGGGGCCGGCCCCCATCCCGCTCCTTCATGTCCAG AGGGGGGGCTGTTGGCTCGCTGCAGAGGACCGTCGCTCACGGACACACGCCGTCTTCTTCAGAGGAGGAACCCTACACCCTCATCGGGCCCCCGCTCCTCCCCGTCAGCCCCACAGACCCCAAACCCCCAAGCCGCTCAGATTCCCTCAGGTCCTCGCCGGAAGTGGCGAGCTCGGCCGGCAGCAGCTTCGTGGGACTGCGCGTCGTTGCCAAATGGTCCTCCAACGGCTACTTCTACTCGGGCCGCATCATGAAGGATGCCGGGGAGGGGCGGTTTCGCCTGCGTTTCGATGACGGCTACGAGTGTGAGGTGGCGGGAAGGGACATCCTGCTGTGTGACCCCATCCCCGTGGAGACAGAGGTCACAGCTCTGCTGGAAGACGAGTACTTCAGCGTAG gggTTGTGAAGGGCCACAGGGCTGAGGGCTCCGAGCTGTTCTACAGCATCGAGCGGGACGGCCAAAGGCACTGGCACAACCGCACCGCGGTCATCCTGTCTCTGGACCAGGGGAACCGGCTGAGGGAGCAGCACAGCCTGGGACCCTATGAAACGAGCACCCCCCTGACCAAAGCATCCGACATCAGCCTGG ATAACCTGGTGGAGGGGAAGAGGAGGCGCAAAGGAACCCCAGGGGGGGCGCACACCCCCAACCGCAGCTCCTCTAGCAGCCCTCGGACCCCCGGCCCCTCCGGCAAAAGGAAGCTAATGGCTCCAGAGGAGAACCGGACGCCGTCAAAGAGGGGACGCAGAGGGGGGGGGTCTCGAGCGG CTCAGCGGTTTACCGTCTGTAACACGTCCGGCAGCGGCACCGAGCTCCCAGGTCAGTCCGGTGACCCGGCGGAGACGCACGGCCCCCTTCCCCAGAACGCGTCCCTCTTCATGGGTTTCGCTTTCATGCTGACGGCCTCGTCCGAGACCGACCGGCTGTCAAACCTGGCCTTCAGCGAGGATGAGGAGG ATTACGTGCAGACGGGTCCGTATAACAAAGCCTACACAGAGTCCCAGCTGCAAGCCGGGGGGGGCTTCATCCTCCCGGACTTCAATGAGGAGCAG TGTCAGGCGGCCTACCAGAGCCTGCTGATCGCAGACCAGCACTGCCGCaccaggaagtacctgctgtgCGTGTCCAGCGGCGTGCCGTGTGTGTCTCACATTTGGGTTCGGGActgctgcagagaaaacaagCTGCTGAACTACAGGAACTACTTGCTGCCGGCAGGGGCGGGGCCTGACGGCGCCATCGTGGAGTG GCATCCGCGCTGCAGCCCCTTCAAGGCCCTGCACGTCCTGCTGCTGTCGCAGCAGCCGCAGGAGCTGTGGGCGCAGCTGGCCACCATGGGCGGGGCCTCCTCAGTGCGGCAGCTGCAGGTGGACGACAGCTCAG ACATTCCTGCCGGGAAGTTCGACGTGGCGGTGACGGACCACACCTGTCCGCCGCAGGTCAGGAGAAGAGTGACATCCCAGGAAGTGCCCGTGGTACCTCCCGAGTGGCTGATTCAGAGTCTGATCTGCGGCAAGCGGATGGATTTTCGGCGCGGCTGGGATGGCTCCTCCTCTccgtgctcctcctcctcctaa